The Quercus robur chromosome 3, dhQueRobu3.1, whole genome shotgun sequence DNA segment gacaaggtcgtcaagatcgctggacactcgccccttgagagcgttcatcaggacttccatctgttccttcatcgcctgcatctccgcgatgatgggttgtggagctgtatccgtcactgatgggatgctagcgtcccgtcgcacttgtttgctcggggcgttactctcctgtggtccgtcattatttctcctttcctcactgttcccttcttgatcttctccttggctattcaccgccgcactcttttgattcagctgctctaccaggtcgtggttttgtttggtgaggcgctccacggctgcggcgagcgtcttgacctgtctctcaagggcagtcgtaggggcttcttcctggacgtcatttgtggttgccatcgagcgtgtgagtaccatgtaactcttttgtctaggaaaCGTCGAtttgttcccacagacggcgccaactgatgacgtcgtAAATTgtcaccaataggtcacaccgtactcgcgactcgaatcgaacctgcacgacaagaACAATCGACGGACGTCCTTCAgggagcaccggtgtggtgccggccaaaggttctccgacggttaagttagaattgttctgttttacttagagcgttagagagggttaattaaagcgtacctcgatttctgggGGTATTATGCCTTTTATAGTgttaaagggttgacttttcctttttggtttccacatcttttcaatgtgggactctactcccaattctcctaagcgtggtgagcaaggatccCCATTTCCGGATCATGGGGTCTTTCTGGGCTATGGacgtttcggatcatgggcccttacaaTGTCAGTCAGTGATGGGCCTTCGAAGCTAGGACCATCATcacacaggcccaagagacccagtccgtcaggcccattaaggtaagccattaggcccaatattttatcatcttcattgACTATACTTGGTAGTGCTATTTTCCCCACCAATTAGAAAGTATCCATACCGTACGTGTTCAAATCTAACTCtttttctcactctctcaatctaaatatggATGAGAATAttattgaaagtaaaaaatgagTCTTAATGTTACAATGAGGTACACCGTCAAACACAGCATTCTAACTGAAAGGGAAGATACTAATTAACTAACTAATCTAGCCGTAATGGTAACGGCTTAAAGTAAATCATGTCTTCAGTGCACAATTTCAGTTGTTTTGAGTATGCCTTGTGTGAAAGTGTTATTAACactgctttatttatttattctatatatAGCAAAACACGCAAAAACCTAATACAAATCAATGCAAATTAACCATATAATAATAACAGTAAAACCAAAGGTGTTCAAAGTGTCATGGTCCAAGAGTCTTGTTCTGCACCACTAGGGGGGATGCAAAGGTTTTATTAGTTGAGCAATTTCTTTCCtctattaaataataaatatacgGTATATAGAAGATTTAACCAAAAGAAACATCTTGTTCAGCCTGTTGCATTTCTCATGGATATCTCAACTCCCTTCTTTCTTCTATGTCTGCTGCAAGCTCTTTCTTTATCTGCTTCATCTAAAACATCTGACACTCTCATAGGCACATCTCTGTCTGTTGAGAAACCAAGTGACAAGTTGGTTTCAGCAAATGGTGAATTCTCTGCAGGGTTTTACCCTGTTGGTGATAATGCTTTCTGCTTTGCCATATGGATGACAAAACCCTCTGTTCCCACAGTTGTTTGGATAGCAAACCGAGATGATCCTGTTGATGGAAAAGGTTCAAAGCTTTCAGTTTTGAAAGATGGCAAGCTTCACCTAACCGATTCAGCTGGTAGTGTCGTTTGGAAAACTAAAACAGAAGCCTTGACCACATCAGAGGCCTCCAATTTGCAACTACAGCTAATGAACACAGGCAATCTTGTGCTTTATAATTTCTCTAGTGTTGCCATGTGGCAAAGCTTTGATTCATCTACAGATACTCTTCTTCCTCAACAACTACTAACCTTTGGTACAAGCCTGATCTCAAATAGAGGCCAAGGTGTCCATTCTTCTGGCTACTATAAGCTCTTTTTCGATGAAGATAATGCACTCCACCTGCTTTTCCAAGGTCCAAAACTTTCAAGTCTCTACTGGCCAGACCCATCCCTTGAAGACATTTCAGATGCTGGGATTTCTATCTACAATACTAGTAGAGCTGCACTACTAGATGACTCAGGCTATTTCTGGTCATCTGACTCTTTAAAATTCTATGCAAAAGATTTTGGTACTGTGACTCAGAGACGATTAACGCTTGATCCTGATGGCAACCTTCGATTATACAGCCTGCAAGAGATGAATGGGAGTTGGGATTGGGTTGTAACATGGCAAGCCATCTCTGATCCTTGCAGGATTCATGGCATCTGTGGACCTAATGGTGTGTGTACTTGTGACCATGTCTCTGGCCGAAGATGCTTTTGCTTGCAAGGCTTCAAGATGAAAGATCATAGTGATTGGTCTTCTGGGTGCGAACCAGAATTTAGTATCTCTTGCGACCATCGAGATGAGTCTACTTTTATCCAACTTGCTCATGTTGAGTACTATGGCTCCGATATAGACTTCTTACAGAATCTTACCTTCCAGGATTGTCAAGAAGAATGCCTAAATAGGTGCAATTGCAAAGGGTTTCAATATAGATTTAACATGGAAGATGGTGGCTATAACTGTTACCCCAAGTCTCGGCTACTAAATGGACGCCGTTCACCAAATTTTGATGGAGATCTTTATTTGAGAGTACCAAAAGCTGGTATTTCCAATCACAAGCTGCCTGATGAAGAATTTAGACTGCAGTGTTCAAGCATTGTTTCTAAGCAAGAAAGAAGCACATATGAAAATAAGACGGTAAAGCTTTTGCTTTGGTTCGCCACAGCAGTGGGAGGTGTGGAGGTGAGTTGTATTGTCCTGGTTTGGTTTTTCTTGTTAAAAACTAGTAAACGTCCAGACTCCACTGCTCAAGGATACCTAGGCCTAACAACTAAATTCAAACGATTCACCTTTAATGAGCTAAGAAAAGCAACGCAAGGATTCAAAGAAGTGATTGGACAAGGAGCAGGAGGGATAGTATACAAAGGTGTATTGTCTGATCAACGAGTAGCAGCAATCAAGCGACTCAACGAAGCTAACCAAGGAGAAGCAGAGTTCCTTGCAGAAGTAAACACCATTGGGATGTTGAACCACATGTACTTGATAGAGATGTGGGGATATTGTGTAGAGGGAAAGCATAAGCTCTTGGTGTATGAATACATGGAGCATGGATCTTTAGCTGAAAATCTTAGTTCTAATTCACTTGATTGGATGAAAAGGTTTGAAATTGCAGTGGGTGCTGCTAAAGGCCTAGCTTATTTGCATGAAGAATGCTTAGAGTGGGTTTTACATTGTGATGTAAAGCCTCAGAATATACTCCTAAATGCTGACTATCAACCAAAAGTAGCAGATTTTGGTTTGTCTAAACTACAAAGTAGAAGTAAGATTGATCATTCAAGCTTCTCGAGAATGAGAGGAACCAGAGGTTATATGGCTCCAGAGTGGGTCTATAATCTTCCCATTACTTCTAAAGTTGATGTGTATAGTTATGGAATTGTGTTGTTGGAAATGGTAACTGGAAAAAGCCCAAATGTCATGCATACTGGGGACAATGGAGAAATAAGAGAGCATAAAAGGTTGGTCATGTTGGTAAGGGAGAATGTTAACATTGGAACAACTACAAAGAAGTCATGGATTGAAGAAATTATAGATCCCATGTTGACTAACAATTATGACAAGGCTAAGATGGAACTTCTAGTCAAAGTGGCTTTGCAATGTGTTGCAGAAGATAAGGATGAAAGACCCACCATGACTCAGGTGGTAGAGATGCTTATGAGCCATGAGGATTAAGGTTGTTGGGAAAGTAGTTTAGAAATTTTATGTACTAGAAAatacttttaactttttcaatgtatttttctttttctttttttgtaaaaatatagaTATGAGTGGACTGTAATAAATGTATTTATCCATCCTTCCTTAATCCTCATTGCACTACAGATTTTTTTATACACtggtacactttttttttttttttttttttttgacacttTAAAAGTGTTGTTGGAGGGGATAAGCCTGGGCCCTTTAAAGCCCAAGCCTATAGCATGGGCCTGGAGGATCTTTTTAGTCCAAGTCCATCAAGCATTGAGAAAGTTCACAAGGTTCGTGTCCAACCAATGACATGCTCGGTCCAAAACCCCATTTGTGACCCGAAGATGGGTTACAGCTTACaattatgacaaaaaaattatacatttctTAATTAAGTAATGATCaattgataaatttataataagtatattaataaattaattttgaaaaatgataaatctctaagtgttttaaaattattaagctTATTATATTtgtaatgaatttatttaatctCGAAATATCTCACTCgttcatttagttttttttttttttttttttttttttttttttttttttttttttttgagaatcagttCATTTAGTTAATTATGAGTGACGTATGGTATCAACatactgcttttttttttcttttttttttgggataaggtATCAAGTATCAACATAcctttttttatctttgttttcgGTGTAAAAGTTTGCtacaataaagtaaaataacATAACCTATGATATAAATAGATAATGCCCGATAAAATGAACCACAAAGTTCTTTTACGATTAACAAATATCAGTCCTATAtcccatagaaaaaaaaaggtcctaTACCGTATAATGCATGAACACTATAATTTCTATTTTCCATTGTTTACTGTTTAGTATGCAGaaaaggaataactattccattgaaaatttaaatcatCATTGGGTATTTTGTTGCATATTTATTATCAACAGATTcgtaatagttattctttaaccCACGTAATAACTAAAACAATCCCTAAAAGTCATCTTTGGCTACAATTGACCAATATTAGTCTTATCAACTTCTATTATACAATGGAAattaatatacatttttttttctaatgtataatttttaatttcaaatatttatcAGAATCAACCTTTTAGGAAAcgtgtatttaaaaataaataataaaaaaagcttatgttaaatattttcataataatcaAATTAAGCAAATGAAACTGTCAGTCATCAGAATTTAATATTTAGGGGAGatgttctttttctctttttcttttttccgttTCTAATATGTATGGGAATAgttattttaaataaagaatGATGATATTAATTATAGAATGGTTCAATCTATAAATATAGGCTGTTAAGAGAgaattataaaaagtaaaattaattttgtaagGATAATTTTTGGGATATTTGATTGGAATTTGATTCCATTCCACCATCTTGTATTAATACAGATTCATGGTTTTATTAATGTGTTATTATCAAACAGATGAATAACAATAGTTA contains these protein-coding regions:
- the LOC126716596 gene encoding putative receptor protein kinase ZmPK1, producing the protein MDISTPFFLLCLLQALSLSASSKTSDTLIGTSLSVEKPSDKLVSANGEFSAGFYPVGDNAFCFAIWMTKPSVPTVVWIANRDDPVDGKGSKLSVLKDGKLHLTDSAGSVVWKTKTEALTTSEASNLQLQLMNTGNLVLYNFSSVAMWQSFDSSTDTLLPQQLLTFGTSLISNRGQGVHSSGYYKLFFDEDNALHLLFQGPKLSSLYWPDPSLEDISDAGISIYNTSRAALLDDSGYFWSSDSLKFYAKDFGTVTQRRLTLDPDGNLRLYSLQEMNGSWDWVVTWQAISDPCRIHGICGPNGVCTCDHVSGRRCFCLQGFKMKDHSDWSSGCEPEFSISCDHRDESTFIQLAHVEYYGSDIDFLQNLTFQDCQEECLNRCNCKGFQYRFNMEDGGYNCYPKSRLLNGRRSPNFDGDLYLRVPKAGISNHKLPDEEFRLQCSSIVSKQERSTYENKTVKLLLWFATAVGGVEVSCIVLVWFFLLKTSKRPDSTAQGYLGLTTKFKRFTFNELRKATQGFKEVIGQGAGGIVYKGVLSDQRVAAIKRLNEANQGEAEFLAEVNTIGMLNHMYLIEMWGYCVEGKHKLLVYEYMEHGSLAENLSSNSLDWMKRFEIAVGAAKGLAYLHEECLEWVLHCDVKPQNILLNADYQPKVADFGLSKLQSRSKIDHSSFSRMRGTRGYMAPEWVYNLPITSKVDVYSYGIVLLEMVTGKSPNVMHTGDNGEIREHKRLVMLVRENVNIGTTTKKSWIEEIIDPMLTNNYDKAKMELLVKVALQCVAEDKDERPTMTQVVEMLMSHED